Within the Plesiomonas shigelloides genome, the region TGAATCGCGCCGATAGTGATATCCGCAGTGCCGAGCAGGCGCTGGCGGCCACAGGCGCCCCGCCGAGTGATGAGGTACTTAATCGCACGCTGAGTGAGTTTTACCAGCAGCAAAGCCAACTGTTCACCAATTTCCCTGCTGCAGAGGCGCTTCAAGCGCCGTTTGATGTGTTGATCTTGAATATCTGCTCGCTGAGTTGGTCAGATATGCAGGCGGTTGGGTTGATGGAGCATCCATTATGGCAATCGATGGATGTGGTGTTTGATGAGTTCAACTCCGCCTCGACCTACAGTGGGCCAGCGATGATCCGTTTGCTGCGCGCTAGCTGTGGTCAGCAGACCAATGCTGATCTGTTCGCGCAGGCTGATCCACGTTGTTACCTGTTTGATAATCTGCAGAAAATTGGGTTTAGCGAAGCTTGGGCGATGAACCATGATGGGCATTTTGGTGATTTTGTTGCCGAAGCGCGGAAATTTGGTGGATTGGCGACGGAGCCTATGTCCTTGACCAATATGTCGCCGGTGATGACTTCATTTGATGGGTCACCAATCTATCGCGATTTGACGGTGTTGGATAACTGGTGGCAGCAGCGTCTGCAGTCAGATAAACCGCGCGAGGTGCTGTATTACAACACCATCACCTTGCACGATGGCAATCGCACCATCGATAACCGCGGCCAAACCAGCCGCGCCGACTATAAGCAGAACCTGACCCGTCTGTTTGATGATCTGCAAGCCTTTATCCAGAAGCTGGAGCAATCCGGTCGACCGGTGATGGTGGTGATTGTGCCTGAGCATGGTGCCGCCTTGACCGGTGATCTGATGCAGATATCGGGAATGCGGGAAATCCCGAGCCCATCGATTGTGCATGTCCCTGTCGGGGTTAAGTTAGTGAATGCCAAATCGCGCGTCAGCCAATCGCCGATGCACGTGACGCAGCCCTCCAGTTATCTGGCCATTTCGCAGCTGGTGGCTGATTTAGCCAATGGCCAAGCGTTCAGTCAGGACAACGTGGATGTGCGTGCTTTGGTGCAAGCATTGCCGCAGACGGTGCCTGTGGTGGCTGCGAACGAAGGCAGTGTGATGTTGCGTTATCAGGGCAAAGAGTACCTGACGTTGGATCGCAAAACCTGGACCCTCTATCCGCAGCAACCGAGCCGTTAAGCTCATTGGTTTCTGCTAGGGGTCAACTCGGGTTTAATAAGACGCCCGTGTGTTTTTCCACCAGAAAGTGGCAGAACACACGGGCGTTTGTTTATCTTTCCTCTGCGTTTCGGCAGCGCTAGCGCTTAGAGCAAATATTGCGGGTGAGCCTGAAACCATTGCTGCAGAATTTCGCTGAAAATCTGAATTTTTCGCGGCACATTGGGCTGCGCCACATGCAGTAAATACAGCGGATGTACACTGGTCTGCCAATCATCGAGTAGAGTGACCAGCTCGCCACGTTGTAGAGCTGGCGCGGCAATCAGGAGCGGACATTTAGCGATCCCGACATCGGCCATCGCCAATTGCAGCAAACTGCTGTACTGATTGGCGCGTAAACGGCCGTTCAACGTCAGGCTCACCGCCTGTGCACCTTGGCGAAAATGCCATTGCTCCCAAGCAGGATTATCACCTTGTAAGAAACAGTGCTCGGGCGGCAGTTGCTGTGGGCTGGCCGGTCGGCCATAACGCGCCAACCAGCGCGGGCTGACCACGACCACATCGCGTAAGTGCCCAAGTAAGCGCGCACTGAGGTTCGCTGGCGGCGAAGGGGTCGCGCGTAGCGCGATGTCGTGTTCTTCGGCGATTAGGTCTAACGGTCGGTTAGTAAAATTCAGTGCCACCGTGACCTGCGGACAGCGCGTGGTAAATGCTTGCATGACCGGTCCAATCAACTGATCGCCCAGGCTGGCTGGGCAGGTAAAACGTAAATGGCCGCTCTCTTCCTGCGTCAGTGCCGTGATCTCCTGCTCGGCCGCACGTAAATCGGCAAAAATCTGCTCGGCCTGTTGGTATAGCTGATGTCCGGCCTCGGTGAGATGCTGGCGACGTGTTGTGCGCTGCAGCAAACGTGTCTGCAGTGCACGCTCGAGGGCGCTGACATGCCGGCTTAGCATCCCTTTACTGCA harbors:
- the bcsG gene encoding cellulose biosynthesis protein BcsG, producing the protein MSDVTLSPLPPALRHWRGLGLWNFYFITKLVLFWQGLINFHPLYNLALAAWLLFPVAPLWLHRGRQLLALPFAVALFYYDSWLPPFNRLLAQSSAVESFSTDYMLELAGRFINWNWLAGGLTLLVVYLFLSQFIRFSLLIFSTLAVLTLWPYLQPWWSVEKPQLQAQAEQVSRGVDKAVNRADSDIRSAEQALAATGAPPSDEVLNRTLSEFYQQQSQLFTNFPAAEALQAPFDVLILNICSLSWSDMQAVGLMEHPLWQSMDVVFDEFNSASTYSGPAMIRLLRASCGQQTNADLFAQADPRCYLFDNLQKIGFSEAWAMNHDGHFGDFVAEARKFGGLATEPMSLTNMSPVMTSFDGSPIYRDLTVLDNWWQQRLQSDKPREVLYYNTITLHDGNRTIDNRGQTSRADYKQNLTRLFDDLQAFIQKLEQSGRPVMVVIVPEHGAALTGDLMQISGMREIPSPSIVHVPVGVKLVNAKSRVSQSPMHVTQPSSYLAISQLVADLANGQAFSQDNVDVRALVQALPQTVPVVAANEGSVMLRYQGKEYLTLDRKTWTLYPQQPSR
- a CDS encoding LysR family transcriptional regulator; this encodes MDLTHLQSFYRVVQAGGFSAAAESYDCSKGMLSRHVSALERALQTRLLQRTTRRQHLTEAGHQLYQQAEQIFADLRAAEQEITALTQEESGHLRFTCPASLGDQLIGPVMQAFTTRCPQVTVALNFTNRPLDLIAEEHDIALRATPSPPANLSARLLGHLRDVVVVSPRWLARYGRPASPQQLPPEHCFLQGDNPAWEQWHFRQGAQAVSLTLNGRLRANQYSSLLQLAMADVGIAKCPLLIAAPALQRGELVTLLDDWQTSVHPLYLLHVAQPNVPRKIQIFSEILQQWFQAHPQYLL